In the genome of bacterium, one region contains:
- a CDS encoding FAD:protein FMN transferase, producing the protein MGAARGGRSIAAAALVAAVLIGWPAGAADAPRRIDFRTRTMGTTATLSLVTADSAAVADLAYRALLSLHHTDSLMTNWTDTSETARINRLAGRETVRLDPEVAQVLAVAARVGRESGGAFDLTVEPLVRLWGFLAGQPAVPDSAAIAAARRRVGWEHLDLDAAAGTLRFTTPDARIDLGGVAKGYGVDRVAGLLRQAGVRDALIDLSGNMVALGHAPGRNDGWVLGVLDPEGSGEHLATVGLGDGAIATSGNYLQYVMADMGGRPRRYGHILDPRTGWPAQGVASATVIAPDATTADAWATALVVLPPDEARAVARAHPELQVILVAHPADGVQVIWVEEDLRPRVDLNPRAAARCELRSF; encoded by the coding sequence ATGGGCGCGGCGCGCGGAGGGCGATCGATCGCCGCGGCGGCCCTGGTCGCCGCCGTGCTGATCGGGTGGCCGGCCGGGGCCGCCGACGCCCCGCGCCGCATCGACTTCCGCACCCGCACCATGGGCACCACCGCCACCCTGAGCCTGGTGACGGCCGACTCGGCGGCCGTGGCCGATCTGGCCTACCGCGCCCTGCTCAGCCTGCACCACACCGACTCCCTGATGACCAACTGGACCGACACCAGCGAGACCGCCCGCATCAACCGCCTGGCCGGGCGCGAGACGGTGCGTCTCGACCCGGAGGTGGCGCAGGTGCTGGCCGTGGCGGCGCGGGTCGGGCGGGAGAGCGGGGGGGCGTTCGACCTGACGGTCGAACCGCTGGTGCGGCTGTGGGGCTTCCTCGCCGGCCAGCCGGCGGTGCCCGATTCGGCGGCCATCGCGGCGGCGCGCCGCCGCGTCGGCTGGGAGCACCTGGACCTCGACGCGGCCGCGGGCACCCTGCGCTTCACCACACCCGACGCGCGCATCGACCTGGGCGGCGTGGCCAAGGGCTACGGCGTGGACCGGGTGGCCGGACTGCTGCGGCAGGCCGGCGTGCGCGACGCCCTGATCGACCTCTCGGGCAACATGGTCGCCCTCGGCCACGCCCCCGGCCGGAATGACGGCTGGGTGCTGGGCGTGCTCGATCCCGAAGGTTCGGGCGAGCACCTGGCCACCGTGGGCCTCGGCGACGGGGCCATCGCCACGTCGGGCAACTACCTGCAGTACGTCATGGCCGACATGGGCGGCCGGCCGCGCCGCTACGGCCACATCCTCGACCCGCGCACGGGCTGGCCCGCGCAGGGGGTCGCCTCGGCCACGGTCATCGCACCGGACGCCACCACGGCCGACGCCTGGGCCACGGCCCTGGTGGTGCTGCCGCCGGACGAGGCGCGGGCCGTCGCGCGGGCCCACCCCGAGCTGCAGGTGATCCTCGTCGCGCACCCCGCCGACGGGGTGCAGGTCATCTGGGTGGAGGAGGATCTCCGCCCCCGCGTGGATCTGAACCCGCGCGCCGCCGCCCGCTGCGAGCTGCGCTCCTTCTAG
- a CDS encoding PD40 domain-containing protein, with protein MRNPITQPNRRPWAVAALVGLLAAAGGCRDSAPDDLIGQEDTTVALVFVKTEGEETLNRSRASGNLYRLAPISPDGEVTPITNFTGAAVFDPCVSFDGERILFSLRRQGDAHQNIWEIRADGTGLRQVTSGGGDDFDPLYLPDGRILFTSSRHGGMDEYNHAPAEVLYTCNADGSDLKRRSFNMSDDFDPALLPDGRVIYTRWEHFGTFNRFPIFVANPDGTHSFHKYGPHNRNFFHPQVMPDGRIIAIESTMVNEDSGPIAVLKLETGPADPAIGGNDEHWNVLTDQVNNDGAPWPHGVFKYPFPLGGNRYVASYTLPAAAEEDVDYGLYTFTLEQTGSGTDESPATFSISDLTFLYNDPNWNEYDAQLLAPHAPPPVVDPVGDGVSDFGIFLGQDVFNRSTQDGQEVPVKGVDPIEEIAVFVGIPTARGEANDYSANEFEKRALLGFAPVYPDGSFKIKVPANTPVSFATVDSLHRAIVTKRTWLYVQPGETANECVGCHQERGDFTSHTTNPVPLARSMPASDVNVKPADYTYINYRDQIAPIVAAKCVGCHFPTYVQRDTMLVPDGPIVTVTDTIPPPGFLDLTAVPDTTGRMMQVFPRAYINLSGESETSLRQAVVPAFPRRSPLIDYIHGVGEKAGDGAHPASDPLTAEERELFTLWVLLGAQYR; from the coding sequence ATGAGGAACCCGATCACGCAACCGAACCGTCGCCCCTGGGCCGTCGCGGCCCTCGTGGGGCTGCTCGCGGCCGCGGGGGGCTGCCGCGACAGCGCGCCCGACGACCTGATCGGCCAGGAGGACACGACCGTCGCCCTGGTCTTCGTCAAGACCGAGGGCGAGGAGACCCTGAACCGCTCGCGGGCCTCCGGCAACCTGTACCGGCTGGCGCCCATCTCGCCCGACGGCGAGGTGACGCCGATCACGAACTTCACGGGCGCCGCGGTCTTCGACCCCTGCGTCTCGTTCGACGGCGAGCGCATCCTCTTCTCGCTGCGGCGGCAGGGCGACGCCCACCAGAACATCTGGGAGATCCGCGCCGACGGCACCGGCCTGCGCCAGGTGACCAGCGGCGGCGGCGACGACTTCGATCCCCTGTACCTGCCCGACGGGCGCATCCTCTTCACGAGCTCGCGCCACGGCGGCATGGACGAGTACAACCACGCCCCGGCCGAGGTGCTCTACACCTGCAACGCCGACGGCTCGGACCTCAAGCGGCGCTCGTTCAACATGAGCGACGACTTCGATCCGGCCCTGCTGCCGGACGGCCGCGTCATCTACACGCGCTGGGAGCATTTCGGGACCTTCAACCGCTTCCCGATCTTCGTCGCCAACCCCGACGGCACCCACAGCTTCCACAAGTACGGTCCGCACAACCGCAACTTCTTCCACCCGCAGGTCATGCCCGACGGCCGCATCATCGCCATCGAGTCGACCATGGTGAACGAGGACTCGGGCCCGATCGCGGTGCTGAAGCTCGAGACGGGTCCGGCCGATCCGGCCATCGGGGGCAACGACGAGCACTGGAACGTGCTCACCGACCAGGTGAACAACGACGGGGCGCCCTGGCCCCACGGCGTGTTCAAGTACCCCTTCCCCCTCGGCGGCAACCGCTACGTGGCCAGCTACACGCTGCCCGCGGCGGCCGAGGAGGACGTCGACTACGGCCTGTACACCTTCACCCTCGAGCAGACGGGGTCGGGCACGGACGAGTCGCCGGCCACCTTCAGCATCAGCGACCTGACCTTCCTCTACAACGACCCGAACTGGAACGAGTACGACGCCCAGCTGCTCGCCCCGCACGCGCCGCCGCCGGTGGTCGACCCGGTGGGCGACGGCGTGAGCGACTTCGGCATCTTCCTCGGCCAGGACGTCTTCAACCGCAGCACGCAGGACGGGCAGGAGGTGCCGGTCAAGGGCGTCGATCCCATCGAGGAGATCGCCGTCTTCGTGGGCATCCCGACCGCCCGCGGCGAGGCCAACGACTACTCGGCCAACGAGTTCGAGAAGCGCGCGCTGCTCGGCTTCGCGCCGGTCTATCCGGACGGCTCGTTCAAGATCAAGGTGCCCGCGAACACGCCGGTCAGCTTCGCCACCGTCGACAGCCTGCACCGCGCCATCGTCACCAAGCGCACCTGGCTGTACGTGCAGCCGGGCGAGACGGCCAACGAGTGCGTCGGCTGCCACCAGGAGCGCGGCGATTTCACCTCGCACACCACGAACCCCGTGCCGCTGGCGCGCAGCATGCCGGCCAGCGACGTGAACGTGAAGCCCGCCGACTACACCTACATCAACTACCGCGACCAGATCGCGCCCATCGTGGCCGCCAAGTGCGTGGGGTGCCACTTCCCGACCTACGTCCAGCGCGACACGATGCTCGTGCCGGACGGCCCGATCGTCACGGTGACCGACACGATCCCGCCGCCGGGCTTCCTCGACCTGACCGCCGTGCCGGACACGACCGGGCGCATGATGCAGGTCTTCCCGCGGGCCTACATCAACCTGTCCGGCGAGTCGGAGACGTCGCTGCGGCAGGCGGTGGTGCCCGCGTTCCCGCGGCGCTCGCCCCTGATCGACTACATCCACGGCGTGGGCGAGAAGGCCGGCGACGGGGCGCACCCCGCGTCCGACCCGCTCACGGCCGAGGAGCGCGAACTCTTCACCCTGTGGGTGCTGCTCGGCGCCCAGTACCGGTAG
- a CDS encoding TlpA family protein disulfide reductase, whose amino-acid sequence MTMRNHHGDGRRGRRAAGRRVLLLGLALAAVASGPAGAGPAAPDELLAARAMTDLDGGAVRLADLRGEIVVVNFWASWCAPCRRELPDLAALDAGWRGRGARVVAVSIDAKEANARHFVARAELDLAVWLDGPRGLAADLDLAAVPTTYVLDRDGAVVLKVEGGDEANLALIARAVDDLLAADERPGA is encoded by the coding sequence ATGACGATGCGGAATCACCACGGAGACGGGCGACGGGGTCGCCGGGCGGCGGGCCGACGGGTGCTGCTGCTCGGTCTGGCCCTGGCCGCCGTCGCGTCGGGGCCGGCCGGGGCCGGTCCGGCCGCGCCGGACGAGCTGCTGGCCGCCCGGGCCATGACCGACCTGGACGGGGGCGCGGTGCGGCTGGCCGACCTGCGCGGCGAGATCGTGGTCGTGAACTTCTGGGCGAGCTGGTGCGCGCCCTGCCGGCGCGAGCTGCCCGACCTCGCGGCCCTGGACGCCGGGTGGCGCGGTCGCGGCGCGCGCGTGGTCGCCGTCTCGATCGACGCCAAGGAGGCCAACGCCCGCCACTTCGTCGCGCGCGCGGAGCTCGACCTGGCCGTGTGGCTCGACGGTCCGCGGGGCCTGGCCGCCGACCTGGACCTGGCCGCCGTGCCCACGACCTACGTCCTGGACCGGGACGGCGCGGTGGTGCTGAAGGTCGAGGGCGGCGACGAGGCGAACCTGGCGCTGATCGCCCGCGCCGTGGACGACCTGCTGGCCGCCGACGAAAGGCCGGGCGCATGA
- a CDS encoding DUF4266 domain-containing protein, which produces MSRDAIREHGRRAALGVALAALLAVLAGCSTVRAYEKEHLADPLMTDRHDMVAGMREMKWLDAREGSTGGVGGAGGGCACK; this is translated from the coding sequence ATGAGCCGCGACGCGATCCGCGAACACGGCCGCCGGGCGGCCCTCGGCGTGGCGCTGGCGGCGCTCCTGGCCGTCCTGGCCGGGTGCTCGACCGTGCGCGCCTACGAGAAGGAGCATCTGGCCGATCCGCTGATGACCGACCGGCACGACATGGTGGCCGGCATGCGCGAGATGAAGTGGCTCGACGCCCGCGAGGGCTCGACCGGCGGCGTCGGCGGCGCCGGCGGGGGGTGCGCCTGCAAATGA